One genomic region from Salipiger sp. CCB-MM3 encodes:
- a CDS encoding hydantoinase/oxoprolinase family protein: MYRISVDTGGTFTDVVVTDDQGRLTVGKALTTPERSFTGLSNSITNAADQLGISLSQLLAETRVMVYGTTRATNAIVERKTAKTALLVTEGFPDVLVFRKGGKLNALEINAKVEPPYIPRSLTFEIPERMNAEGGVETALDEANARATLEKLGRVGVEAVAVALLWSIANPAHERRLGELIEEILPGVPYTLSSSLNPTIREYPRSSATAIDASLKPLMQKHLRDLKIDLSEAGFGGELLISASSGGVMHIDDVVQKPVYMAKSGPAMAPLAGIAYTRAEDLDDDVIIVDTGGTTFDVSLIRDGAIKYTRETWLGTPMASTMLGMATVDIRSVGAGGGSIAWVDAGGMLRVGPHSAGSEPGPACYGRGGDKPTVTDAAVVLGYIDPDRFLGGRMKLDKPAAEAAMRTVADRLGKSIWETAGAILQISSEIMIKAIEDITTNDGVNPGDSTIVAGGGAAGLNLLSIARSMKVKNVIIPKTAGAISAAGGQFSDIATDFSTSCYAASNAFDSGQVRETLNGLLAQSGEFESGLRAKGVETFRYQLFVEARYARQQWELEVELPVEWAQSCDDVALLEKLFAEQYKRLYAVDRLGTVVEAINWRLRVAAVLSSPQVSWQGPGSDIDLNSRDNDAYFLETGHTKTRVINGTTIPLGFEIKGPLIIEEPTTTIVVEPGMTGRLSPQGNYIFEFGGTHA; this comes from the coding sequence ATGTACCGAATTTCCGTCGACACCGGGGGCACGTTCACCGATGTCGTTGTCACCGATGATCAGGGCCGCCTGACTGTCGGCAAGGCGCTCACCACGCCCGAACGCAGCTTCACCGGCCTGTCGAACTCGATCACCAATGCTGCCGATCAACTGGGCATCTCGCTTTCGCAGCTGCTCGCCGAAACGCGGGTGATGGTCTACGGCACGACCCGGGCGACGAATGCCATCGTCGAGCGCAAGACCGCCAAGACCGCACTTCTGGTCACCGAAGGTTTCCCCGACGTTCTGGTGTTTCGCAAGGGCGGCAAACTCAACGCGCTCGAGATCAACGCCAAGGTCGAGCCGCCTTACATCCCGCGCAGCCTGACCTTCGAGATCCCCGAGAGGATGAACGCCGAAGGCGGCGTCGAGACAGCACTAGACGAGGCGAACGCGCGCGCAACGCTGGAGAAGCTGGGGCGCGTGGGCGTCGAGGCGGTGGCCGTGGCGCTGCTGTGGTCGATCGCCAACCCCGCGCACGAGCGGCGTCTGGGTGAGCTGATCGAGGAAATTCTTCCCGGCGTACCCTACACGCTGTCGTCCTCGCTGAACCCGACCATCCGAGAATATCCGCGCAGCTCGGCGACGGCGATCGACGCCTCGCTCAAGCCGTTAATGCAGAAGCATCTGCGCGACCTCAAAATTGACCTCTCCGAGGCGGGCTTCGGTGGAGAGCTGCTGATTTCCGCCTCCTCGGGCGGCGTGATGCACATCGACGACGTGGTGCAGAAGCCGGTCTACATGGCCAAGTCCGGCCCTGCCATGGCGCCGCTCGCGGGCATCGCCTACACACGCGCCGAAGACCTCGACGATGATGTCATCATCGTCGACACCGGTGGGACCACGTTCGACGTCAGCCTGATCCGCGATGGTGCCATCAAGTACACCCGAGAGACCTGGCTCGGCACGCCCATGGCCTCGACGATGCTCGGCATGGCGACGGTCGATATCCGCTCGGTGGGCGCGGGCGGCGGCTCGATCGCATGGGTCGATGCCGGCGGCATGTTGCGCGTCGGTCCGCATTCGGCGGGTTCGGAGCCCGGCCCGGCCTGCTATGGTCGAGGCGGTGACAAACCGACCGTGACCGACGCGGCCGTGGTGCTGGGCTACATCGATCCCGATCGCTTCCTCGGCGGGCGTATGAAGCTCGACAAGCCCGCGGCCGAGGCCGCCATGCGCACCGTCGCCGACCGGCTGGGCAAGTCGATCTGGGAGACCGCGGGAGCGATCCTGCAGATCTCGTCGGAGATCATGATCAAGGCGATCGAAGACATCACAACCAATGACGGCGTGAACCCCGGCGACAGCACGATCGTCGCGGGCGGCGGCGCCGCCGGCCTGAACCTGCTATCGATTGCGCGCTCGATGAAGGTCAAGAACGTGATCATTCCCAAGACGGCGGGCGCGATCTCGGCGGCGGGCGGCCAATTCTCGGACATCGCAACGGATTTCTCCACCTCTTGCTATGCCGCGTCGAATGCCTTCGACAGCGGACAGGTGCGCGAGACGCTGAACGGGTTGCTGGCCCAGAGCGGTGAGTTCGAGAGCGGGCTGCGTGCCAAGGGCGTCGAGACTTTCCGCTATCAGCTCTTCGTCGAAGCCCGCTACGCACGGCAGCAGTGGGAACTCGAGGTCGAACTGCCCGTCGAATGGGCTCAGAGCTGTGACGACGTCGCGCTTCTCGAGAAGCTTTTCGCCGAGCAGTACAAGCGGCTCTATGCGGTCGACCGTCTTGGTACGGTGGTCGAGGCGATCAACTGGCGTCTGCGCGTCGCGGCGGTGCTGTCCTCGCCGCAGGTGTCCTGGCAGGGACCGGGCTCTGATATCGACCTAAACAGCCGCGACAACGACGCTTACTTTCTCGAGACCGGCCACACCAAGACACGGGTGATCAACGGCACGACCATCCCGCTTGGCTTCGAGATCAAGGGCCCGCTGATCATCGAAGAGCCGACCACAACCATCGTGGTCGAGCCGGGAATGACCGGGCGTCTCTCGCCTCAGGGCAACTACATTTTCGAATTCGGAGGCACCCATGCCTAA
- a CDS encoding ABC transporter substrate-binding protein — translation MKGLFRRDFLRLAGATSTVTGLGLASGPAIAGPGEKTLRMAWTGASQILDPAAQNLLDEFQFTRLVYETLTEFDENLVPKPLLARSWSTSEDGLVWTFDLVDGATFHSGKPFGASDVVYTFERLTNPEEALNGTSFFDAVAGVKALDAHQVEFTLKYPYADFLTALAINYGSIVPEGATAESLASAPDGTGPFLLEQMIPGSVIVYRANKSYRNPEAVGLDVIRQETVAQGNSQVSLLRGGQVDMIPSVAPQFVPVLENSPGVDVVRSNGAGFHSIYINTSDARFSDARVRDAMRLVMDREALAQIAYSGLAMAKPDNVILSSNPYYDADLPIPAIDVDKAKALMAEAGYPDGFEANIYTTNDRHGLQPMTVAYAAMLEQIGIRLSIVTWSNGDLGTQGYRKKELVTFFWGLQLGADASIAPFYESNGSFNGGASEPPYFSDPEIDALILAGKTELDPEKRAEIYTKLQELTARRGYILVPYETPLVVALSDKVRGFHPFPRGFHDFKYVTLV, via the coding sequence ATGAAGGGTCTTTTCCGCCGTGATTTCTTGCGCCTTGCAGGCGCCACCTCCACCGTCACAGGACTTGGGCTCGCCTCCGGTCCGGCCATCGCCGGGCCCGGAGAGAAGACACTCCGTATGGCCTGGACTGGGGCCTCCCAAATCCTCGACCCCGCAGCCCAAAACTTGCTCGATGAATTCCAGTTCACCCGTCTCGTCTACGAGACACTGACAGAATTCGACGAAAACCTCGTGCCAAAGCCGCTTCTGGCGCGTAGCTGGTCGACCTCGGAGGACGGTTTGGTCTGGACCTTCGACCTCGTGGACGGCGCAACTTTTCACTCTGGAAAACCCTTCGGCGCGAGCGACGTAGTCTACACCTTCGAGCGGTTGACCAACCCAGAAGAGGCGCTCAACGGCACCAGCTTCTTCGATGCGGTGGCAGGCGTGAAGGCGCTCGACGCGCATCAGGTCGAATTCACACTCAAATACCCCTACGCCGACTTCTTGACTGCGCTGGCCATCAACTACGGCTCGATCGTGCCGGAAGGGGCAACAGCCGAGAGCCTCGCCTCTGCCCCCGACGGGACCGGCCCATTCCTCCTTGAGCAAATGATCCCGGGCAGTGTCATCGTCTATCGCGCGAACAAAAGCTACCGGAATCCCGAGGCTGTCGGTCTCGACGTGATCCGCCAGGAGACCGTCGCGCAGGGCAATTCGCAGGTGTCGCTGCTGCGCGGCGGCCAGGTCGACATGATCCCCTCGGTCGCGCCCCAATTCGTTCCCGTGCTGGAAAACTCTCCCGGTGTCGATGTCGTCCGCTCCAACGGTGCCGGTTTTCACAGCATCTACATCAACACCTCGGACGCGCGCTTCTCCGACGCCCGGGTGCGCGATGCGATGCGGCTGGTGATGGACCGCGAGGCCTTGGCGCAAATCGCCTACTCGGGCCTCGCCATGGCCAAGCCCGACAACGTGATCCTCTCATCAAACCCCTACTATGACGCCGATCTCCCAATTCCTGCGATCGACGTCGACAAGGCGAAGGCGCTGATGGCCGAGGCCGGCTACCCCGACGGTTTCGAGGCCAACATCTACACCACCAATGACCGGCACGGCTTGCAGCCGATGACCGTGGCCTACGCCGCCATGCTCGAGCAGATCGGCATCCGGCTGAGCATCGTGACCTGGTCCAATGGCGATCTGGGCACGCAGGGATACCGCAAAAAGGAGCTCGTGACCTTCTTCTGGGGACTGCAGCTGGGAGCCGACGCCTCGATCGCCCCCTTCTACGAGTCGAACGGCTCGTTCAATGGCGGCGCCAGCGAACCGCCCTATTTCTCGGACCCGGAGATCGACGCGCTTATCCTTGCAGGCAAAACCGAACTCGATCCCGAGAAGCGCGCGGAAATCTATACCAAGTTGCAAGAACTCACCGCGCGGCGCGGCTACATCCTGGTGCCCTATGAGACGCCGCTCGTCGTGGCTCTGTCGGACAAGGTGCGGGGCTTCCATCCCTTCCCCCGCGGCTTCCATGACTTCAAATACGTCACCCTGGTTTGA
- a CDS encoding branched-chain amino acid ABC transporter permease: MQNDKLKSLLETVWTPFGLIAGLAVVSLFVQLMGTGTVQSFWTEILIRIILVTGFYIFIGNSGVFAFGHAAFACVGGYVAAWLSMDAMFKQIMLTGLPGWVQSAHVAPWLAVFAAMAAAAVAALVVGAVIVRLSDIAASIATFAFLLVVNRIYSNWDSVTGGAAPLTNIPSLGGIWASFVFMAGALVIAWLFQQSRFGLMLRASRDDEVAAMATGISVYRMRLVAFVLSGAVMGCGGAVYSFFLGILTADVFYMSLTFLLLVMLVVGGAESLTGVVVGVVAVSCVSEVLRLGEEGVALPNGDMLALPLGMQQILLGIFMVFVLINRADGITRGSELPLPKAFRKPQSIVSGERKTAS, from the coding sequence ATGCAGAATGACAAGCTGAAATCCCTGCTGGAAACGGTCTGGACCCCGTTCGGGCTGATTGCCGGACTGGCCGTCGTGTCGCTGTTTGTGCAGCTGATGGGCACGGGGACGGTGCAGAGTTTCTGGACCGAAATCCTGATCCGCATCATCTTGGTCACAGGCTTCTACATCTTCATCGGCAATTCGGGCGTCTTCGCCTTCGGTCACGCAGCTTTTGCCTGCGTCGGGGGCTATGTGGCGGCGTGGCTGTCGATGGACGCGATGTTCAAACAGATCATGCTAACGGGTTTGCCGGGCTGGGTGCAGAGCGCACATGTCGCGCCATGGCTGGCGGTCTTCGCGGCTATGGCGGCTGCAGCCGTTGCAGCGCTTGTCGTGGGAGCAGTCATAGTGCGGCTTTCCGACATCGCCGCCTCAATCGCGACATTTGCTTTCCTGCTCGTCGTGAACCGGATCTATTCGAACTGGGACTCGGTCACCGGCGGTGCGGCACCGCTGACCAACATACCCTCGCTGGGCGGCATCTGGGCGAGCTTCGTCTTCATGGCCGGCGCCCTGGTCATCGCTTGGCTGTTCCAGCAATCGCGGTTCGGCCTGATGTTGCGGGCGAGCCGGGATGACGAGGTCGCAGCCATGGCGACAGGCATTTCGGTCTACCGCATGCGCCTCGTGGCTTTTGTGCTCTCCGGCGCGGTCATGGGCTGCGGCGGCGCGGTCTACAGCTTCTTCCTTGGCATCCTTACCGCCGACGTCTTCTACATGAGCCTGACCTTCTTGCTTCTGGTCATGCTGGTGGTCGGCGGTGCGGAAAGCCTCACGGGCGTCGTCGTTGGCGTCGTGGCAGTGAGCTGCGTTTCCGAGGTGCTGCGGCTTGGCGAGGAGGGCGTCGCGCTGCCCAATGGGGACATGCTGGCCCTGCCGCTCGGCATGCAGCAGATTTTGCTCGGAATCTTCATGGTCTTCGTGCTGATCAACCGGGCGGACGGGATCACTCGCGGTTCCGAGCTGCCCTTGCCGAAAGCCTTCCGCAAGCCGCAATCGATCGTTTCGGGCGAGCGCAAGACCGCTTCCTGA
- a CDS encoding ABC transporter ATP-binding protein: protein MAEPLAETATRAREALEIKHVSVLFDGLAAISDVSLRLAPREIVGLVGPNGAGKTTLVNVLTGFQKPTKGTLHLDGADARGWSPARVRGAGVARTFQAGRLFKKLDVLENAQVAGIASGLSKAAARRRAQDVLEQVGLADAHDKIAGSLPYTDQRRLDIARALCSAPKYILLDEPAAGMSDSECEELMGIIRSLPAVHGCAVLLIEHNMHVVMSLSDRLHVLDGGRTIIEGLPEEVQKHEAFLSAYLGAEVAE, encoded by the coding sequence ATGGCGGAACCACTCGCAGAAACGGCGACCAGGGCGAGGGAGGCGCTCGAGATCAAGCACGTCTCGGTGCTGTTCGATGGTCTCGCCGCGATCAGCGACGTCAGCCTGCGGCTCGCTCCGCGGGAAATCGTCGGCCTCGTGGGGCCGAACGGTGCCGGCAAGACCACGCTGGTCAACGTGCTCACGGGCTTTCAGAAGCCCACCAAGGGCACGCTGCATCTCGATGGCGCAGATGCGCGTGGCTGGTCGCCGGCACGGGTACGCGGCGCGGGCGTGGCACGGACCTTCCAGGCCGGGCGGCTGTTCAAGAAGCTCGACGTGCTCGAGAACGCGCAGGTCGCCGGGATCGCAAGTGGGCTGTCGAAAGCTGCGGCACGGCGCCGGGCGCAGGACGTGCTCGAACAGGTGGGGCTGGCGGATGCGCACGACAAAATCGCCGGCAGCCTGCCTTACACCGATCAGCGACGCCTGGACATCGCGCGGGCGCTGTGCTCGGCGCCGAAATACATCCTGCTCGACGAGCCCGCTGCCGGCATGTCGGACTCCGAATGCGAGGAATTGATGGGCATCATCCGATCCTTGCCGGCGGTCCATGGCTGTGCGGTGCTGCTGATCGAACACAACATGCATGTGGTGATGTCGCTGAGTGACCGCCTGCATGTCCTCGACGGCGGGCGGACCATCATCGAAGGACTGCCCGAGGAGGTCCAGAAACACGAGGCCTTCCTGAGCGCCTATCTCGGAGCGGAGGTGGCCGAATGA
- a CDS encoding branched-chain amino acid ABC transporter permease: MIAFFQTILDALSLGSIFALAALGVGLLFGILRLANIAHGDFITAGAYSLIVPFTSVAAASELFIGSWHWTLVIPTVGMIVVIIALLTERFVFRPLRNASAPTLMMASFTVSYILQHIMLLVYGSQARGVNLWYGLTEPIFIAGLRIPMIQLITIGVTAALMIALSLFLKFSRFGIEVRAAAEDFRMAQYLGVRANRVIGVAFAISGILAAVVALLYLPQSGTVSYAWGSPLALYAFVAVVVGGMGSLVGAVVGGFLIGAAITFLQVYLPSDLKPFRDAFAFGFVILALVVRPDGLFPNKSVHKRV, from the coding sequence ATGATTGCGTTCTTCCAGACTATTCTCGACGCACTCAGCCTCGGATCGATCTTCGCGCTGGCAGCTTTGGGCGTTGGCCTTTTGTTCGGCATCCTGAGGCTTGCCAACATCGCCCATGGCGATTTCATCACGGCCGGGGCCTACTCGCTGATCGTGCCCTTCACCTCGGTGGCAGCCGCTTCGGAGCTGTTCATCGGCAGCTGGCACTGGACCCTCGTCATCCCCACAGTCGGGATGATCGTAGTGATCATTGCGCTGCTGACCGAACGCTTCGTGTTCCGACCCCTGCGCAATGCCTCGGCGCCGACGCTGATGATGGCGTCCTTCACCGTGAGTTACATCCTTCAACACATCATGCTGCTGGTCTACGGCAGCCAAGCGCGCGGGGTAAACCTCTGGTACGGGCTGACCGAACCGATCTTCATCGCCGGCCTGCGCATCCCGATGATCCAGCTTATCACCATCGGGGTGACCGCCGCGCTGATGATTGCGCTGAGCCTCTTCCTCAAGTTCTCGCGGTTCGGCATCGAAGTGCGGGCTGCGGCCGAGGATTTCCGCATGGCGCAATATCTCGGCGTGCGGGCCAACCGGGTGATCGGTGTCGCCTTTGCGATCAGCGGCATCCTGGCGGCGGTCGTGGCACTGCTCTACCTGCCGCAGAGTGGCACTGTGAGCTACGCTTGGGGCTCTCCGTTGGCGCTCTACGCCTTCGTGGCGGTGGTCGTCGGAGGCATGGGCTCGCTCGTCGGCGCAGTGGTGGGAGGCTTTCTCATCGGTGCGGCGATCACTTTCCTTCAGGTCTACCTGCCGTCCGACCTCAAGCCCTTCCGCGATGCCTTTGCCTTCGGCTTCGTGATCCTTGCTCTGGTGGTCCGTCCCGATGGGCTCTTCCCCAACAAATCCGTCCACAAAAGGGTCTGA
- a CDS encoding helix-turn-helix domain-containing protein: protein MSIALNTSTCSPNERLVCWHELINQHHISVESGPLSPVAATNAPDFVGVGQIDEWASMQVLKSRTSAVTYTHGVGQLRSASHDDFICMLVIAGAGVFEINGSKRDFGQGDLLFYDSLQLYTLYFPQGTTTITLRIPRPMILSRVPQADGQMALRMEAERPMVRVMSGLLKGIAELDGYPDPAHCREAEAPILDVLCLAVRESYGETRRASPGQGRLLSRIKSDLIHHLGESELSIRHIAEMYDVSPRTLNRLFSAEGTTVMRWVWEQRLLASYRALSDGSVRQVTEAAYVFGFKDVSHFTRAFKREFQLAPSSLLTS from the coding sequence ATGAGCATCGCCCTGAACACCAGCACCTGCAGCCCGAACGAGCGCTTGGTGTGCTGGCACGAGCTGATTAACCAGCACCACATATCGGTCGAGAGCGGTCCTCTAAGCCCGGTCGCCGCGACGAACGCCCCAGATTTCGTGGGTGTCGGTCAGATCGACGAATGGGCGTCGATGCAAGTCCTGAAGAGCCGGACCAGCGCAGTGACCTACACGCATGGCGTCGGACAGCTGCGCAGCGCGTCGCACGACGATTTCATCTGCATGCTTGTGATCGCTGGAGCTGGGGTCTTCGAGATCAACGGCAGCAAGCGTGACTTTGGGCAGGGGGATCTGCTCTTCTACGACAGCTTGCAGCTTTACACGCTGTATTTTCCGCAAGGCACCACGACGATCACGCTGCGTATTCCCCGGCCGATGATCCTGAGCCGCGTACCGCAGGCCGATGGGCAGATGGCGCTGCGGATGGAAGCCGAACGGCCCATGGTCCGGGTCATGTCGGGACTGCTGAAGGGAATCGCTGAACTGGACGGCTATCCTGACCCGGCGCATTGCCGTGAGGCGGAGGCGCCGATCCTTGATGTGCTGTGCCTTGCGGTACGGGAGAGCTATGGAGAAACCCGCCGGGCCTCGCCGGGGCAGGGGCGGCTGTTGTCGCGGATCAAGTCGGACCTCATACACCATCTCGGAGAAAGCGAGCTGAGCATTCGCCATATTGCCGAAATGTATGATGTCTCGCCGCGCACGCTGAACAGGCTCTTCTCGGCCGAGGGTACCACAGTGATGCGCTGGGTATGGGAGCAGCGGCTGCTGGCAAGCTATCGTGCGCTGTCGGACGGATCCGTCCGACAGGTCACCGAGGCGGCCTACGTTTTCGGCTTCAAAGATGTGTCCCACTTCACCCGAGCCTTCAAACGTGAGTTTCAGCTTGCGCCTAGCTCGCTGCTGACCTCCTGA
- a CDS encoding ABC transporter substrate-binding protein, translated as MKRPITSGLLAASLSVAGAQGALAQDDPIKLGFAIALSGRQSVTDTDGYRFAQLWIKARNENGGLLGRQIEFVTADNKTDLGESVKAGQKVLAEDPDLVVVSCDYDFGAPAAVQVQKAGKISVFMCAVDPKAGVLGVGPASFSGGTASQLDGAIIADWALEKKELKKTFVLEDVAGEAQKSSCAGFEWMYEQLGGEITGWEQFRFDDASISAQVSELSKSIADDGTEAVMLCSHLGAGGAVRQIRSAGIDVPLLGPSMFDGVAWTSAVPGLTDFYIPTQVLIDGDARPEVTALTESFVDAYGDKPSSMFAYPIYAWLELWAKAVETAGTTETQAVVEVMNGFTNEATTLGPRTFTPQLHIQTSMPMQISEFTDGKQVYVEEWGINEEIPNNILYRVGN; from the coding sequence ATGAAAAGACCAATTACATCAGGCCTCTTGGCCGCATCTCTATCTGTCGCGGGAGCCCAAGGGGCCCTGGCGCAGGATGATCCGATCAAGCTCGGCTTCGCGATCGCCCTTTCGGGCCGTCAATCAGTGACCGACACCGATGGCTATCGCTTCGCGCAGCTCTGGATCAAAGCGCGCAACGAGAATGGCGGGCTTCTGGGGCGTCAGATCGAGTTTGTTACCGCCGACAATAAGACCGACCTCGGCGAGTCGGTGAAGGCGGGTCAGAAGGTGCTGGCCGAGGATCCCGACCTAGTCGTCGTGAGTTGCGACTACGACTTCGGCGCTCCGGCAGCCGTGCAGGTTCAGAAAGCCGGCAAGATCTCGGTCTTCATGTGTGCGGTCGACCCCAAGGCGGGCGTTCTTGGCGTTGGTCCGGCCTCTTTCTCGGGCGGCACCGCCTCCCAACTTGACGGCGCGATCATTGCCGACTGGGCGCTTGAGAAGAAAGAGCTGAAAAAGACCTTCGTGCTGGAGGATGTTGCTGGCGAGGCTCAGAAATCTTCCTGCGCCGGCTTCGAGTGGATGTACGAGCAACTTGGTGGCGAGATCACTGGCTGGGAGCAATTCCGCTTCGATGACGCCTCGATCTCGGCGCAGGTCAGCGAACTGTCGAAATCAATCGCCGATGACGGCACCGAGGCGGTGATGCTCTGCTCGCACCTCGGCGCGGGCGGTGCAGTGCGCCAGATCCGTTCGGCAGGTATCGACGTGCCGCTCCTGGGTCCGTCGATGTTCGACGGCGTCGCCTGGACTTCCGCCGTGCCCGGCCTCACCGACTTCTACATCCCAACGCAGGTGCTGATCGATGGCGACGCCCGTCCCGAGGTCACGGCACTAACCGAGAGCTTTGTGGACGCCTACGGTGACAAGCCGTCGAGCATGTTCGCCTACCCGATCTACGCCTGGCTCGAACTCTGGGCCAAGGCAGTAGAAACCGCGGGAACGACCGAGACACAGGCGGTGGTAGAGGTGATGAACGGCTTCACCAACGAGGCGACCACACTAGGACCGCGCACCTTCACGCCACAGCTGCACATCCAGACCTCGATGCCGATGCAGATCTCCGAGTTCACCGACGGCAAACAGGTCTACGTCGAGGAATGGGGCATCAACGAGGAGATCCCCAACAACATCCTCTACCGCGTCGGGAACTGA
- a CDS encoding ABC transporter permease translates to MSRFLLSRLAFLFGTLLAISLLIFVMGSFLPNDAAQMRLNLYANDENLAALRAQLGLDQPLALRYLRWLVGAVQGDFGVSTSFNGPIGPIVLQRLQQSAILTIAAMLLSVPCALLMGTLSGLFRNRLPDHLMTVVGLLGISVPEFVVGVLLITVLADILHLVPAASITDASPLAEPVVLVLPVLTLTLLMLAQVGRLMRSGTVTTLRRDFVRTARLKGIAERRVVLRHVFPNAVPPAISAVGLNFGWMFGSLAVVETLFSFQGLGSLIVFAVQNRDIALLQAAVLAVAVVVCLGNLVADLVIISLDPRLRSVPHGR, encoded by the coding sequence ATGTCGCGGTTCCTCCTGTCACGGTTGGCCTTTCTTTTCGGCACACTCCTGGCAATCTCGCTCCTCATCTTCGTGATGGGATCGTTCCTGCCAAATGACGCCGCGCAGATGCGGTTAAACCTCTACGCCAACGACGAGAACCTGGCTGCGCTGCGCGCGCAGCTGGGCCTCGATCAGCCGCTCGCCCTGCGCTATCTGCGCTGGCTCGTCGGAGCCGTGCAGGGGGATTTCGGCGTCTCGACGAGCTTTAACGGCCCGATCGGTCCGATCGTGCTCCAGCGGCTGCAACAGAGCGCGATCCTGACCATTGCCGCGATGCTGCTGAGCGTACCTTGCGCGCTGCTGATGGGCACATTGTCGGGGCTGTTCCGCAACCGTTTGCCTGATCACCTTATGACCGTCGTCGGGTTGCTTGGCATCTCGGTTCCCGAGTTCGTGGTGGGCGTGCTGCTGATCACGGTTCTGGCCGACATTCTACACCTCGTACCCGCCGCCAGCATAACCGACGCCTCCCCCTTGGCAGAGCCGGTGGTTCTAGTGCTGCCAGTGCTCACCCTGACCTTGCTCATGCTGGCGCAGGTTGGAAGGCTCATGCGGTCGGGCACGGTGACGACGTTGCGCCGCGACTTCGTGCGCACCGCCCGGCTCAAGGGTATTGCCGAGCGACGCGTCGTGCTGCGTCATGTCTTTCCCAACGCTGTGCCGCCGGCGATCAGCGCCGTCGGGCTCAACTTCGGCTGGATGTTCGGCAGCCTCGCTGTGGTCGAGACGCTGTTTTCCTTCCAGGGCTTGGGCAGCCTGATCGTCTTCGCCGTGCAGAACCGCGACATCGCATTGCTGCAAGCGGCGGTGCTTGCGGTGGCCGTGGTCGTCTGCCTCGGCAACCTCGTCGCCGATCTCGTCATCATCAGCCTCGACCCCCGACTGAGGAGTGTACCGCATGGTCGCTGA
- a CDS encoding ABC transporter ATP-binding protein produces MTEPYLKVRDLFVSYGQIAALRGVSLHVDPGETVCVVGPNGAGKSTLMAAIAGGARAQRGGVYLAGQDISSGKPEDIARRGLSLVPEGRQIFSTLTVAENLKLGGFMQGNAGNARWMMNDLMDLFPILRQRANYPAGRLSGGEQQMLAIARAIMTDPQLIMIDEPSLGLAPKIVDQVYEILAEIKARRGVTLLINEQSSARVLKYADRIYVLRGGQVQLCDRAENLTDGEAIKRAYFGFDKEGV; encoded by the coding sequence ATGACCGAACCCTATCTCAAAGTCCGCGACCTCTTCGTCAGCTATGGCCAGATCGCCGCCCTGCGCGGCGTGTCTCTCCATGTCGACCCTGGCGAGACGGTCTGCGTCGTCGGCCCGAACGGCGCTGGAAAATCGACCCTCATGGCCGCCATTGCTGGCGGCGCCCGTGCTCAACGCGGTGGAGTCTACCTCGCGGGGCAGGACATCAGTTCCGGCAAGCCGGAAGACATTGCGCGTCGTGGCTTGTCGCTCGTGCCGGAAGGGCGCCAGATCTTCTCGACGCTGACGGTGGCAGAGAACCTCAAGCTCGGCGGCTTCATGCAGGGCAATGCCGGCAATGCGCGCTGGATGATGAATGATCTGATGGATCTCTTCCCCATCCTGCGCCAACGCGCCAACTATCCTGCGGGTCGGCTCTCGGGGGGCGAGCAGCAGATGCTAGCCATCGCCCGCGCCATCATGACCGACCCTCAGCTCATCATGATCGATGAGCCTTCGCTGGGTCTTGCGCCAAAAATCGTTGATCAGGTCTACGAGATCCTCGCCGAGATTAAGGCGCGGCGGGGAGTGACGCTTCTGATCAATGAACAGAGCTCGGCACGCGTCCTGAAATATGCCGACCGCATTTATGTACTGCGCGGCGGGCAGGTGCAGCTTTGCGACCGTGCCGAGAACCTCACCGATGGCGAAGCGATCAAGCGCGCCTATTTCGGCTTCGACAAGGAAGGTGTCTGA